CAGCTTCTCGACCAGCGCGGCGAAGCGTTCGCGGTCTTCGGCCAGGTCAATCGCGTCGGGCGAGGTGCCGAGGATCGGGATGCCGGCGTCTTCCAGCGCCTGCGCCAGCTTGAGCGGCGTCTGCCCGCCGAACTGCACAATCACTCCGACAAGTTCGCCGTTCGCCTTTTCGACTTCGAGAATCTCCAGCACGTCCTCGGCCGTGAGCGGCTCGAAGTAGAGGCGGTCGGACGTGTCGTAGTCGGTCGAGACGGTTTCGGGGTTGCAGTTGACCATGATGGTCTCGAACCCGGCGTCTTCCAGCGCGAAGCAGGCATGGCAGCAGCAATAGTCGAACTCGATGCCCTGCCCGATGCGGTTCGGGCCGCCGCCGAGGATCACGATCTTCTTGCGGTCCGAAGGCGCCGCCTCGTTCTCGGGCTCACCGAACAGGCCGCCTTCGTAGGTCGAATACATGTAAGGCGTCACCGCCTCGAATTCGGCCGCGCAGCTATCGATGCGCTTGAACACCGGGCGCACGCCCAGCCGGTGGCGCAACTTGCGCACCTCGTCCTCGCTGGTGGCCCCCGCCATGGCGCGCAGCGCATCGTGCAGCAGGCCCGAACGCTTGGCCTGGGTTTCCGCCATGCCGCCCGCGACATGGACCGAGCGCACCGCCAGCGTGGCGAGGCGCTTGTCCGAAAAGCCCATGGCCTTCAGCCGGCGCATGCCCGCCGCATCCACCGGCAGTCCGTTTTCCAGGATCGCCTTTTCCTCGGCGATGATTTCCTCGATGTGGCGCAGGAACCACGGCTCGTACTTGGTGACGGCATGGATGTCGTCCACCGAAAAGCCTTCGCGGAAGGCCTGGCCCACCGCCAGCAGGCGCTCGGGCGTGGCGCGCGAGAGCACGGCGTTGATCTCGTCGCGGTCCGCGCCTTCCAGCGCGACCACGCGGTTGAAGCCGTCCAGCCCGGTTTCCAGCCCGCGCAGCGCCTTCTGCAGCGATTCCTTGAAGTTGCGGCCGATCGCCATCACTTCACCCACGGACTTCATCGCGGTGCCCAGCAGCGGTTCGGCGCCCTTGAACTTCTCGAACGCGAAGCGCGGGATCTTGGTGACGACGTAGTCGATCGTCGGTTCGAACGAGGCCGGCGTGGCACCGGTGATGTCGTTGACGATCTCGTCCAGCGTATAGCCCACGGCCAACTTGGCCGCGACCTTGGCGATGGGGAAGCCCGTGGCCTTGGAGGCCAGCGCCGAGGACCGCGACACGCGCGGGTTCATCTCGATCACGATCAGGCGGCCATCCTTCGGGTTGACCGCGAACTGCACGTTCGAACCGCCTGTTTCCACGCCGATTTCACGAAGCACCGCGATCGATGCGTTGCGCATGATCTGGTATTCCTTGTCGGTCAGCGTCAGCGCCGGGGCGACGGTGATCGAATCCCCGGTGTGGACGCCCATCGGATCGACGTTCTCGATCGAGCAGATGATGATGGCGTTGTCGTTCCGGTCGCGGACGACTTCCATCTCGTACTCTTTCCAGCCGAGCAGCGATTCCTCGATCAGCACCTCGGTGGTCGGGCTGGCTTCCAGCCCGCCGCGCACGATCTTGACGAACTCTTCCCGGTTGTAGGCGATGCCGCCGCCGGTGCCGCCCAGCGTGAAGCTGGGACGGATGATCGAGGGCAGCCCGGTCGTCTCCAGCACCGCCAGCGCCTCGTCCACCGTGTGCGCCACGCCCGAACGCGCGGATTCGAGGCCGATCTTGTCCATCGCGTCGCGGAACTTCTGGCGATCCTCGGCCTTGTCGATCGCTTCGGCATTGGCGCCGATCATGGTCACGCCGAACTTTGCGAGTGTGCCGTCCTGCGCCAGCGCCAGCGCGGTGTTCAGCGCGGTCTGCCCGCCCATCGTCGGCAGGATCGCGTCGGGGCGCTCCTTCTCGATGATCTTGGCGACGATCGCCGGCGTGATCGGCTCGACATAAGTCGCGTCCGCCATCTCGGGATCGGTCATGATCGTGGCCGGGTTCGAATTGACCAGGACGATGCGATAGCCCTCTTCCTTGAGCGCCTTCACCGCCTGCGTGCCCGAATAGTCGAACTCGCAAGCCTGGCCGATGACGATCGGCCCTGCGCCGATGATCAGGATCGAGGAGATGTCAGTGCGTTTGGGCATGCGAGGGCCTTATTGTATTGAAGCCCTCTCACCCTTCAGGGGGAGAGGGTTGGGAGAGGGGGCTGCGATACGATGAAGCGGCACGAGGGCACGCGAACCCGGGCGCGGGAATTGCGGCGCGAGATGACCGAGCCGGAACGCCGGCTGTGGCAGATCGTTCGCGCCGGTCGTCTCGGCTTCAAGTTTCAGCGACAGGTCGTGCTTGCGCCGTATATCGCCGACTTCGCCGCGCGCTCGGAACGGCTGGTCATCGAGATCGACGGGGAAACCCACGGTTCGAACACCGCATACGACGCGCGGCGAACGGCCGACCTGGAGGCGCGCGGCTACCGGGTGCTCCGGTTCACCAACACGGAAGTCATGACCAATCCCGAAGGCGTCGCGCGGACGATCCTGATGGCTCTGGGGCGGGATCCGGAAAGCCCCCTCTCCCCAACCCTCTCCCCCTGAAGGGTGAGAGGGGGCGAAGGCGGTAACGTTCATCCCAGCATCCCCACGAACTTCTCGAACAGGTAGAAGCTGTCCTGCGGCCCCGGCGATGCTTCCGGGTGGTATTGCACGCCGAACGCCTTCTTGCCCGCGATGGCGATGCCGCAGTTCGATCCGTCGAACAGCGAAACGTGGGTTTCGATCACGTTCGCCGGCAGGCTGGCGTTGTCCACCGCGAAGCCGTGGTTCATGCTGGTGATCTCCACCACGCCCTGCTCCAGCCGCTTGACCGGGTGGTTCGCGCCGCGGTGGCCCTGGTGCATCTTCACCGTCTTCGCGCCGGCGGCCAGCCCCAGCATCTGGTGACCAAGGCAGATGCCGAAGATCGGCACGTCGCGCTCCAGCAGCGCCTGGATCACGGGCACGGCATAGGCGCCGGTCGCCGCCGGATCGCCAGGGCCATTCGAGAGGAACACGCCATCGGGATTGAGCGCCAGAATCGTTTCGAGCGAGGTTTCCGCCGGCACCACCGTCACCCCCGCGCCGGCCTTCACCAGATTGCGGAAGATGTTGTCCTTCGCGCCGAAGTCCATGGCGACGACGTGCGGGCGCTTGTCGTGCGGGGAGCGGCCATAGCCCTGCCCCAGCCGCCAGACCGAACCCTGCCATTCCTCCTGCCCGTCGCGCGTGACGATGCGGGCAAGGTCCATGCCTTCAAGACCCGGCCAGTTGCGCGCCTTTTCCAGCAGCGCTTCGATATCGAACTGCCCCTTGGGATCGTGCGCGATCACCGCGTTGGGGGCGCCAGACAGGCGAATGCGGCGGGTCAGCGCGCGGGTGTCGATCCCGGCAAGGCCGATCTTGCCATGCTTTTCCATCCACGCGGGGAACGTGCCCTGCGCACGGAAGCTGGCGGGCGCGGTCACGTCCTCGCGCACCACACAGCCGACGGCGCCGGGCACGTCATGGCTTTCCATGTCCTCGGCATTGGTGCCGACATTGCCGATGTGCGGGAACGTGAAGGTGACGATCTGCGCCGCGTAGGACGGATCGGTCATCACTTCCTGATAACCGGTCATCGCGGTGTTGAAGCACACCTCGCCCACGGCCGAGCCGACCGCGCCGAAGCCTCGTCCCCACGCGACCGATCCATCCGCAAGCACGAGGACTCCCGTCGCGCCTTCTGGTTGAGGCGCGTGCGAAAGTGCGGGGTCGGCCATGATGTGGGGCGCTCCGTTGGCAAGGGTTCTGACGATGTCGCTAAGGCTCGCCCGCTAGACCTGCCGCGCCGCACCGTCAACCTAGCGGATTGAGAAAGTTTGTCCTACATGCGTTTCTTCCGCCGGCTTGCGGCGACCATCCACAGGAAACGTATACACACCATGATCCGCGACTCGATCAAGGCCGCGCAGGTTTCGGCCATGAAGGCGGGCGACAAGGCCCGTCTTGCCGCCGTCCGCCTCATCCTTGCCAAGCTGAAGGACAAGGACATCGAACTGCGCACCGCCGCTTCCATCCCCGACGACGACGTGGTCGTGGTCGACGTGCTGCAGAAGATGGCCAAGCAGCGCCGCGAATCGATCACGCTCTACGAACAGGGCGGCCGGCAAGAACTGGCCGAGGTGGAGAAGGCCGAACTCGTGGTGATCGAGGAATTCCTCCCCGCGCAGATGAGCGACGATGACGCGAAGGCCGCGATCTCCGCGATCATCGCCGAAACCGGCGCGGTCGGCATGAAGGACATGGGCAAGGTGGTGGCCGCGCTCAAGGCGAAGCACGGCAGCCAGCTCGACATGGGCAAGGCCAGCGGGCTGGTGAAGGCGGCGCTGGCGGGGTGACACAAAACTGCCCTCCCGCCCCCTCCCGCAGGCAGGAGGGGAGTTTGTGGACTCGCCCCCGTCGGGGCGGAGGCGCTGCATGAGCCTATCCCCGCAATGGCTGGACGAGTTGCGCGCCCGCATTTCGCTTTCGGGCGTGATCGGGCGGACGGTGCGCGTGCAGAAGGCGGGGCGGGAGTTCAAGGCGTGCTGTCCGTTCCATAACGAAAAGACGCCCAGCTTCACGATCAACGACGAAAAGGGCTTCTACCACTGCTTCGGCTGCGGTGCGCACGGGGACGTGATCCGCTGGATGACCGATCACCAGGGCCTGCCCTTCATGGATGCGGTGAAGGAGCTGGCGGTTGAGGCCGGCATGGAAGTGCCCGCACCCGATCCGCGCATGGCGCAGCGCGCGGAGCAGCAGAAATCGCTGCACGACGTGATGGCGGCGGCGCAGGATTTCTTCGTGCGCAGCCTGCACGAGGAGCGTGGCGCGGACGCGCGGCGCTATCTCGCTTCGCGCGGGTTTCCCGAACGGATCGTGCGCGATTTCGGCTTCGGCTTCGCGCCGGACAGCCGCACCGCGCTGAAGGAGGCGCTTTCCGCCTTTCCCGATGCCATGCTGATCGAGGCCGGCCTGCGCATCGTGGTGGATGGCCGCGATCCCTATGACCGGTTCCGGGGACGGCTGATGCTGCCGATCCTCGATCCGCGCGGGCGGGTAATCGCGTTTGGCGGGCGCATCCTCAGCGCCGAAAAGACAGACGCGCCCAAGTACCTCAATTCGCCCGACACGCCGCTGTTCGACAAGGGCCGCACGGTTTACAACCTGCATCGCGCCGCGCCGGCCGCGCGCAATGCCGGGCGGATCGTCGTCGTCGAAGGCTACATGGACGTGGTGGCGCTGGCGGCGGCGGGGATCACCGAGGCGGTCGCGCCGCTGGGCACCGCGCTAACGGAACGCCAGATAGAACGGCTGTGGCGCGTGGTCGAATGCCCGACGCTGTGCTTCGATGGCGATGCCGCGGGGCAACGCGCGGCGATGCGGGCGATCACCCGCGCCCTGCCCCTGCTCCGCCCCGGCCAAAGCCTGCGCATCGTTACCCTGCCCGGCGGCATGGACCCGGACGACGTGGTCAAGCGCGACGGGCCGCAGGCGATGGAAGCCCTGCTGGGCGAGGCACGGAGCCTGATCGACGTGCTGTGGGCCGCCGAACGCGATGCCCTGCCGCTGACGACGCCCGAGGACAAGGCCGGGCTGAAGGCGCGGCTGATGGCGCATTGCGACACCATCCAGCACCCGGACATCAAAGCGCTCTACCGCCGCGATCTCAACGAGCGGTTCGGCGAACTCGCCTTCGCCCGCAAGGAACGCGCGCCGTTCCAGCCCCGCCAGGGCGGCGGCCCCGCACCGCGCGGCAAAGGGCAGCCGTGGAAACCCGCGCCGCCGCCCTTGCCCGCCGAACAGGCGAACCGCCTGCAACAGCGGGTGGGCACGCGCGACCGGCTGATCGCCGCCGTGATCGCCGGGCTGGTCGAGCAGCCCGATCTTATCGCGGCCCATGCCGAAAGCCTCGCGCGACTGCATCCGGCGGAAGCGGACATGGCGGCCACGCTCGATGCCTTGCTGGTGCTGGCCGATTCGCCCGGCCCATCGGGCGCCGCTCTTGAAAGCGAACATATCCGGACCATATTGCAGGAGCGGCGTCTGCGCACGCCGACCGCAACGGATTTTGGTGAGATTCGATTCGGCTTTCTCGCGAAGCGGGAAGGCAGCGCCGGGGAATTGGCCGACGCGATTGCGCTTCTGGTGGAGCTTCCGGAGGTGGAATCGGCGCTGGAAGAGGCCAATCGGCGCTATCAGGCCGAACTTACCCCCGAAACCGAAGCGGAAAAAGAACGTTTGCGCGAACGAAGGCTGGCCTTGTTTGCCCGGTTGGGGCAAATGGGTCGCGTTCGTGCTTCGTTATAATTGTAAGACGCAACGACAGCTCGAACAAAGTGGTATCGGGGTTCAATGGCATCCAACGACAAGACCGATAGCGGCGACGCGCCGCTGATCGACCTGAATGACGCTTCCATCAAGAAGCTCATCGCGCGCGCCAAGCGCCGTGGCATCATCACTTACGACGAGCTGAACGAGGCGCTGCCTCAGGACCAGATGTCTTCCGAGCAGATCGAGGACATCATGGCCGCGATTTCGGAAATGGGCGTCAATATCGTCGAAAGCGACGAGGACGCGGTCGATCCGGAAGACAACCAGCAGGAAGACGTGGAAGATGTCGATCCGGTCGAGGATCGGCCCGACATCATCAAGCGCAAGGAAACCGTCGAGCGTACCGACGATCCGGTGCGCATGTACCTGCGCGAAATGGGCGCGGTGGAACTGCTCAGCCGCGAAGGCGAAATTGCCATCGCCAAGCGCATCGAAGCCGGCCGCGACACCATGATCATGGGCCTGTGCGAAAGCCCGATCACCTTCCACGCGATCATCCAGTGGTCCGAGGCGCTGAACGCCGGCGAAATGCAGCTGCGCGAGATTCTCGATCTCGACGCGATGCTGTCCAAGGAACCGCAGCCCGAAAACCTCTCCGAGGACGGCGAGGAAGCCGACGGCGAAATCAGCGAAGCCACGGCCGGCCCCTCGTTCAAGGACGAGGACGAAGTCGAGGAAGAAGAACCGGCCGACGGCGACGAGGACGACGAACTGCGCGAACGCCGCGCGCGTCCGGTGGAGGAAGAGGAAGAGGACAACACCCTCAGCCTCGCCCAGATGGAAGCGCAGCTGAAGCCGGCCGCGCTTGAGCGCT
The Novosphingobium sp. EMRT-2 genome window above contains:
- the carB gene encoding carbamoyl-phosphate synthase large subunit produces the protein MPKRTDISSILIIGAGPIVIGQACEFDYSGTQAVKALKEEGYRIVLVNSNPATIMTDPEMADATYVEPITPAIVAKIIEKERPDAILPTMGGQTALNTALALAQDGTLAKFGVTMIGANAEAIDKAEDRQKFRDAMDKIGLESARSGVAHTVDEALAVLETTGLPSIIRPSFTLGGTGGGIAYNREEFVKIVRGGLEASPTTEVLIEESLLGWKEYEMEVVRDRNDNAIIICSIENVDPMGVHTGDSITVAPALTLTDKEYQIMRNASIAVLREIGVETGGSNVQFAVNPKDGRLIVIEMNPRVSRSSALASKATGFPIAKVAAKLAVGYTLDEIVNDITGATPASFEPTIDYVVTKIPRFAFEKFKGAEPLLGTAMKSVGEVMAIGRNFKESLQKALRGLETGLDGFNRVVALEGADRDEINAVLSRATPERLLAVGQAFREGFSVDDIHAVTKYEPWFLRHIEEIIAEEKAILENGLPVDAAGMRRLKAMGFSDKRLATLAVRSVHVAGGMAETQAKRSGLLHDALRAMAGATSEDEVRKLRHRLGVRPVFKRIDSCAAEFEAVTPYMYSTYEGGLFGEPENEAAPSDRKKIVILGGGPNRIGQGIEFDYCCCHACFALEDAGFETIMVNCNPETVSTDYDTSDRLYFEPLTAEDVLEILEVEKANGELVGVIVQFGGQTPLKLAQALEDAGIPILGTSPDAIDLAEDRERFAALVEKLGLKQPANGLARSRDEAVAVASRIGYPVLMRPSYVLGGRAMEIVDSQAQLDDYIATAVQVSGDSPVLIDQYLRDAIECDVDALADGEEVTVAGVMQHIEEAGIHSGDSACTLPPYSLPDDVVQEMERQAVLLAKALGVRGLMNIQFAVKDGEVYLIEVNPRASRTVPFVAKAIGQPIAKFAARIMAGETLADLPAIRREVDHMAVKEAVFPFARFPGVDPVLSPEMKSTGEVMGIDANFPVAFAKAQLGAGVSLPRGGTLFVSVKDGDKAMVLPAVKKLSGLGFHIVATGGTARYLADAGVSVERINKVAEGRPHIVDRIIDGDIALIFNTTEGWQSHKDSQSIRGSALSGKVPYFTTAAASVAAAAAIEALQSADLAVRPLQDYYS
- a CDS encoding endonuclease domain-containing protein; this encodes MKRHEGTRTRARELRREMTEPERRLWQIVRAGRLGFKFQRQVVLAPYIADFAARSERLVIEIDGETHGSNTAYDARRTADLEARGYRVLRFTNTEVMTNPEGVARTILMALGRDPESPLSPTLSP
- the carA gene encoding glutamine-hydrolyzing carbamoyl-phosphate synthase small subunit; the encoded protein is MADPALSHAPQPEGATGVLVLADGSVAWGRGFGAVGSAVGEVCFNTAMTGYQEVMTDPSYAAQIVTFTFPHIGNVGTNAEDMESHDVPGAVGCVVREDVTAPASFRAQGTFPAWMEKHGKIGLAGIDTRALTRRIRLSGAPNAVIAHDPKGQFDIEALLEKARNWPGLEGMDLARIVTRDGQEEWQGSVWRLGQGYGRSPHDKRPHVVAMDFGAKDNIFRNLVKAGAGVTVVPAETSLETILALNPDGVFLSNGPGDPAATGAYAVPVIQALLERDVPIFGICLGHQMLGLAAGAKTVKMHQGHRGANHPVKRLEQGVVEITSMNHGFAVDNASLPANVIETHVSLFDGSNCGIAIAGKKAFGVQYHPEASPGPQDSFYLFEKFVGMLG
- a CDS encoding GatB/YqeY domain-containing protein; this encodes MIRDSIKAAQVSAMKAGDKARLAAVRLILAKLKDKDIELRTAASIPDDDVVVVDVLQKMAKQRRESITLYEQGGRQELAEVEKAELVVIEEFLPAQMSDDDAKAAISAIIAETGAVGMKDMGKVVAALKAKHGSQLDMGKASGLVKAALAG
- the dnaG gene encoding DNA primase, with the protein product MSLSPQWLDELRARISLSGVIGRTVRVQKAGREFKACCPFHNEKTPSFTINDEKGFYHCFGCGAHGDVIRWMTDHQGLPFMDAVKELAVEAGMEVPAPDPRMAQRAEQQKSLHDVMAAAQDFFVRSLHEERGADARRYLASRGFPERIVRDFGFGFAPDSRTALKEALSAFPDAMLIEAGLRIVVDGRDPYDRFRGRLMLPILDPRGRVIAFGGRILSAEKTDAPKYLNSPDTPLFDKGRTVYNLHRAAPAARNAGRIVVVEGYMDVVALAAAGITEAVAPLGTALTERQIERLWRVVECPTLCFDGDAAGQRAAMRAITRALPLLRPGQSLRIVTLPGGMDPDDVVKRDGPQAMEALLGEARSLIDVLWAAERDALPLTTPEDKAGLKARLMAHCDTIQHPDIKALYRRDLNERFGELAFARKERAPFQPRQGGGPAPRGKGQPWKPAPPPLPAEQANRLQQRVGTRDRLIAAVIAGLVEQPDLIAAHAESLARLHPAEADMAATLDALLVLADSPGPSGAALESEHIRTILQERRLRTPTATDFGEIRFGFLAKREGSAGELADAIALLVELPEVESALEEANRRYQAELTPETEAEKERLRERRLALFARLGQMGRVRASL